From the genome of Impatiens glandulifera chromosome 9, dImpGla2.1, whole genome shotgun sequence, one region includes:
- the LOC124915900 gene encoding triacylglycerol lipase 2-like, producing MADNGFDVWVASTRGTKYSRGHTYLSTDNPAYWDWSWDELVAYDLPATVQYVMRQAGQKLYYVGHSLGTLIALASFSKGNLINMVRSAALLSPIAYLSQMSSPLAINAAENFIAETLYRVGVHEFDPRGNDVIELLKSLCLNPGLDCFDLLTTFTGQNCCLNSSTVQLFLEHEPQPTSTKNIIHLSQMIRGGGYIAMFNYSSEADNMKHYGQMKPPLYEMVGIAGKLPLLISYGGKDALSDSRDVGMLIQMLQKGGHKMVN from the exons ATGGCTGACAATGGTTTTGATGTTTGGGTTGCAAGTACACGCGGAACTAAATACAGTCGAGGCCATACATATCTTAGTACTGATAACcct GCTTATTGGGATTGGTCGTGGGATGAACTTGTTGCTTACGATCTTCCAGCCACGGTTCAGTATGTAATGCGTCAAGCTGGGCAGAAGTTGTATTATGTTGGACATTCACTG GGAACTTTGATTGCCTTGGCTTCTTTCTCAAAAGGAAATCTCATCAACATGGTTAGATCAGCTGCCTTGCTTAGCCCGATTGCTTATTTGAGTCAGATGTCTTCACCACTTGCAATAAATGCAGCTGAGAATTTCATTGCTGAG ACCTTGTACCGTGTGGGTGTTCATGAATTTGATCCAAGAGG GAATGACGTGATCGAACTCCTCAAATCGCTCTGCCTGAACCCTGGCCTGGATTGCTTTGATTTGTTAACCACTTTCACAG GCCAGAATTGCTGCCTGAACTCTTCAACAGTTCAACTTTTTCTCGAGCACGAGCCTCAGCCAACCTCTACGAAGAATATAATCCATCTGTCGCAAA TGATAAGAGGAGGAGGATACATTGCAATGTTCAACTACTCGAGTGAGGCTGATAACATGAAGCATTATGGGCAGATGAAACCGCCATTGTATGAGATGGTGGGAATAGCTGGAAAACTTCCACTTTTGATAAGTTATGGAGGAAAAGATGCACTCTCAGATAGCAGAGACGTGGGGATGTTGATTCAAATGCTGCAAAAAGGCGGTCACAAGATGGTGAATTGA
- the LOC124915901 gene encoding F-box protein At3g07870-like, which produces MDTRSNQKKRMVDNTQISLLCEDLLLDILKRLPAKDVLRCRSVCKEWNILLRTPHFISLHYNHSSQISNASSSSHFILLRKAYSVPYNFGAKNVLTFFTLKKTNNQLVATVDKEVDVSSILSSLCFPSNMDMDDIQLFSPFDGLICFGYGLHVILYNPSTRESQLLHNQPHLSRLEIGFRVVRILDVWFESSTKKHYKVFMMAISSGFCKIETYDSTVNSWRLSKAIFGRVFRIKSLLLNGIVHFCMERDSVSVIVTFDARLETIGQLEFPPSTSDYNMDSDLLSFYGNLSFLRPVIVDHKTMWGEIWVMTEYGVNESWKKIYSIPFNGFSLFFLSLFRPLKFWKNMEGQNELWLKTIDKKILVVNLDTHKFTNLELDCLNDKLWKIVSNNVESLLSLK; this is translated from the coding sequence ATGGATACACGATCAAACCAGAAGAAGAGAATGGTCGACAATACTCAGATTTCTTTGTTATGTGAAGATTTGTTATTAGATATTCTAAAGAGGTTGCCTGCAAAAGATGTTCTTCGATGCAGATCGGTCTGCAAGGAATGGAACATTCTATTACGAACTCCTCACtttatttctcttcattataaCCATTCCTCACAGATCAGTAATGCCTCCTCCTCCTCACATTTCATTCTCCTCCGAAAGGCTTACTCTGTTCCTTACAATTTCGGTGCTAAAAATGTATTGACATTCTTTACcttaaagaaaacaaacaaCCAACTAGTAGCCACAGTCGACAAAGAAGTAGACGTTAGTTCCATTCTATCATCATTATGCTTTCCATCCAATATGGATATGGATGACATCCAATTATTTTCTCCTTTTGATGGTTTGATATGTTTTGGATATGGTTTGCATGTTATTCTATATAACCCATCGACTAGAGAATCTCAATTGTTGCACAATCAACCTCATCTTTCAAGATTAGAAATTGGTTTTAGGGTGGTTCGTATTCTGGATGTTTGGTTCGAATCCAGCACTAAGAAGCATTACAAAGTCTTTATGATGGCTATTTCGAGTGGCTTCTGCAAGATCGAGACATACGATTCAACTGTGAATAGTTGGAGATTAAGCAAGGCTATATTTGGAAGGGTATTTCGTATTAAATCCTTGTTATTGAATGGAATTGTCCACTTTTGTATGGAAAGGGATTCGGTTTCTGTGATTGTCACATTTGATGCAAGATTGGAAACCATTGGACAACTTGAATTCCCTCCATCTACTTCTGATTACAACATGGATTCGGACCTGTTGTCCTTTTACGGAAATCTTTCATTTTTAAGACCGGTAATTGTTGATCACAAAACGATGTGGGGTGAGATATGGGTAATGACTGAATATGGGGTGAATGAGTCTTGGAAAAAGATATACTCTATTCCATTTAATggttttagtttgttttttctATCTTTATTTCGACCCTTAAAGTTTTGGAAGAACATGGAAGGGCAGAATGAGTTGTGGCTGAAAACCATTGATAAGAAGATCTTGGTTGTAAATCTTGATACACACAAGTTTACCAATTTGGAATTGGACTGCTTAAATGACAAATTGTGGAAGATTGTCTCTAATAATGTTGAGAGTTTACTttctctaaaataa